A single window of Melopsittacus undulatus isolate bMelUnd1 chromosome 22, bMelUnd1.mat.Z, whole genome shotgun sequence DNA harbors:
- the SLC3A2 gene encoding amino acid transporter heavy chain SLC3A2 isoform X2 — translation MTMEADTESSPHDLELSALEAEKEPMAASGEAQAAPPEAEPGPPGGEKNGLVKVPEELGIPIESGGSKFTGLGKEELLRAAGTPPWAKARAILLLLFWLGWLGMLGAAAAIVARAPRCRPLPPRSWWEMGALYRAPPTAFAGDLKGVASRLEHVAGLQVKGLVLGPLHPQSSGAPQDTPLGQLDPELGSLLDFTHLLQAAKKKGIQVILDLTPNYLGGSAWFGPAVAEDPGFQDKVKRAMSVWLERGVAGFFLDGIEELKPSVLAEWRNLTEQSSPEGIPRVLVGGTRLQDPPSLLALLNSSAVGLVLGPFLEPLLSKGLGPTLAPQLLEFLAPQTPLAWSVGSPWQHLVGLSPLRAPQLLLLLWTLPGTPVLSYGDEVGLMDDDQGWLPGTPQPGQLTAMPWDLIEGIQKGDNSTEAQLLELCRRLAALRAQERSLSLGDAEAIPAGSAAAFLRIWDQSKRFLVVLNPGEQPMDEVTLRDPRLPPQATLQLSTHHPPPPEPHVDLGALKLRPFEGLLLSFPSPP, via the exons ATG ACCATGGAGGCGGACACCGAATCCTCCCCCCACGACCTGGAGCTGTCGGCGCTGGAAGCGGAGAAGGAGCCGATGGCAGCGTCCGGCGAGGCCCAGGCCGCCCCCCCCGAGGCGGAGCCAGGCCCCCCCGGTGGGGAGAAGAACGGCCTGGTGAAGGTGCCCGAGGAACTGGGGATCCCCATTGAATCGGGGGGCTCCAAGTTCAcggggctggggaaggaggagctgctgcGGGCGGCCGGGACCCCCCCCTGGGCCAAGGCCAGAgccatcctcctgctgctcttctggctGGGCTGGCTGGGGATGTTGGGGGCCGCAGCCGCCATCGTGGCCAGAGCCCCCCGCTGCCGGCCTCTGCCCCCCCGCTCGTGGTGGGAGATGGGGGCTCTCTACCGGGCACCCCCCACTGCTTTCGCTGGAGACCTgaaag GTGTGGCCTCGAGACTGGAGCACGTGGCCGGGCTGCAGGTaaaggggctggtgctggggccgCTGCACCCCCAAAGCTCTGGGGCCCCCCAGGACACCCCATTGGGGCAGCTGGACCCGGAGCTGGGCTCCCTGCTGGACTTCACCCACCTCCTGCAGGCCGCCAAGAAGAAGG GGATCCAGGTGATCTTGGATTTGACCCCCAACTACTTGGGGGGCTCGGCTTGGTTTGGGCCTGCAGTGGCTGAGGACCCCGGCTTCCAGGATAAGGTCAAG cgAGCAATGAGCGTGTGGCTGGAGCGCGGCGTCGCCGGCTTCTTCCTGGATGGCATCGAGGAGCTGAAG CCCTCAGTGTTGGCCGAGTGGCGGAACCTGAcggagcagagcagccctgagggcATCCCCAG GGTGCTGGTTGGGGGCACACGACTGCAGGACCCCCCCTCgctgctggcactgctcaactcctctgctgtggggctggtgctTGGGCCCTTCCTGGAGCCGCTGCTGTCCAAAGGCCTCGGCCCCACATTGGCCCCACAACTGCTGGAGTTCCTggccccccaaacccccctgGCCTGGAGC GTGGGGTCCCCATGGCAGCACcttgtggggctgagccccctCCGTGCCCCCCaactcctgctcctgctctggaCCCTGCCTGGAACCCCTGTGCTCAGCTATGGGGACGAGGTGGGGCTGATGGATGATGATCAGGGGTGGCTCCCTGGCACCCCCCAACCTGGCCAG ctgacCGCGATGCCCTGGGACCTGATCGAGGGGATCCAGAAGGGCGACAACAGCACCGAG gcccagctgctggagctctgccGCCGTTTGGCTGCGCTGCGGGCTCAGGAGCGGTCCCTGTCCCTCGGGGATGCTGAGGCCATTCCCGCAGGATCCGCAGCCGCTTTCCTGCGGATCTGGGATCAGAGCAAACGCTTCCTGGTGGTGCTGAACCCTGGGGAGCAGCCCATGGATGAGGTGACCCTGCGGGACCCACGTCTGCCCCCCCAGGCTAccctgcagctcagcacccaCCACCCGCCGCCCCCAGAGCCTCACGTCGATCTGGGGGCTCTCAAACTGCGGCCCTTTGAGGGGCTGCTGCTCAGCTTCCCGTCCCCCCCGTAG
- the SLC3A2 gene encoding amino acid transporter heavy chain SLC3A2 isoform X1 produces MRGGMGRPKPPQCSQFPTSVRLRCLPPPPRLVPFDPSRSGASAAPGAWPGRGGRGKRGYKRRRLRRLPPHSSQQQPVQTMEADTESSPHDLELSALEAEKEPMAASGEAQAAPPEAEPGPPGGEKNGLVKVPEELGIPIESGGSKFTGLGKEELLRAAGTPPWAKARAILLLLFWLGWLGMLGAAAAIVARAPRCRPLPPRSWWEMGALYRAPPTAFAGDLKGVASRLEHVAGLQVKGLVLGPLHPQSSGAPQDTPLGQLDPELGSLLDFTHLLQAAKKKGIQVILDLTPNYLGGSAWFGPAVAEDPGFQDKVKRAMSVWLERGVAGFFLDGIEELKPSVLAEWRNLTEQSSPEGIPRVLVGGTRLQDPPSLLALLNSSAVGLVLGPFLEPLLSKGLGPTLAPQLLEFLAPQTPLAWSVGSPWQHLVGLSPLRAPQLLLLLWTLPGTPVLSYGDEVGLMDDDQGWLPGTPQPGQLTAMPWDLIEGIQKGDNSTEAQLLELCRRLAALRAQERSLSLGDAEAIPAGSAAAFLRIWDQSKRFLVVLNPGEQPMDEVTLRDPRLPPQATLQLSTHHPPPPEPHVDLGALKLRPFEGLLLSFPSPP; encoded by the exons ATGAGGGGCGGAATGGGACGGCCCAAACcgccccagtgctcccagttcccCACCAGTGTCCGGCTCCGGtgcctgcccccccccccgcgcctCGTGCCCTTTGATCCGTCCCGGTCAGGCGCCTCAGCGGCGCCGGGGGCGTGGCCTGGGAGAGGGGGGCGTGGCAAGCGAGGGTATAAAAGGCGACGCCTGCGGCGGCTGCCCCCCCATTCCAGtcagcagcagccagtgcag ACCATGGAGGCGGACACCGAATCCTCCCCCCACGACCTGGAGCTGTCGGCGCTGGAAGCGGAGAAGGAGCCGATGGCAGCGTCCGGCGAGGCCCAGGCCGCCCCCCCCGAGGCGGAGCCAGGCCCCCCCGGTGGGGAGAAGAACGGCCTGGTGAAGGTGCCCGAGGAACTGGGGATCCCCATTGAATCGGGGGGCTCCAAGTTCAcggggctggggaaggaggagctgctgcGGGCGGCCGGGACCCCCCCCTGGGCCAAGGCCAGAgccatcctcctgctgctcttctggctGGGCTGGCTGGGGATGTTGGGGGCCGCAGCCGCCATCGTGGCCAGAGCCCCCCGCTGCCGGCCTCTGCCCCCCCGCTCGTGGTGGGAGATGGGGGCTCTCTACCGGGCACCCCCCACTGCTTTCGCTGGAGACCTgaaag GTGTGGCCTCGAGACTGGAGCACGTGGCCGGGCTGCAGGTaaaggggctggtgctggggccgCTGCACCCCCAAAGCTCTGGGGCCCCCCAGGACACCCCATTGGGGCAGCTGGACCCGGAGCTGGGCTCCCTGCTGGACTTCACCCACCTCCTGCAGGCCGCCAAGAAGAAGG GGATCCAGGTGATCTTGGATTTGACCCCCAACTACTTGGGGGGCTCGGCTTGGTTTGGGCCTGCAGTGGCTGAGGACCCCGGCTTCCAGGATAAGGTCAAG cgAGCAATGAGCGTGTGGCTGGAGCGCGGCGTCGCCGGCTTCTTCCTGGATGGCATCGAGGAGCTGAAG CCCTCAGTGTTGGCCGAGTGGCGGAACCTGAcggagcagagcagccctgagggcATCCCCAG GGTGCTGGTTGGGGGCACACGACTGCAGGACCCCCCCTCgctgctggcactgctcaactcctctgctgtggggctggtgctTGGGCCCTTCCTGGAGCCGCTGCTGTCCAAAGGCCTCGGCCCCACATTGGCCCCACAACTGCTGGAGTTCCTggccccccaaacccccctgGCCTGGAGC GTGGGGTCCCCATGGCAGCACcttgtggggctgagccccctCCGTGCCCCCCaactcctgctcctgctctggaCCCTGCCTGGAACCCCTGTGCTCAGCTATGGGGACGAGGTGGGGCTGATGGATGATGATCAGGGGTGGCTCCCTGGCACCCCCCAACCTGGCCAG ctgacCGCGATGCCCTGGGACCTGATCGAGGGGATCCAGAAGGGCGACAACAGCACCGAG gcccagctgctggagctctgccGCCGTTTGGCTGCGCTGCGGGCTCAGGAGCGGTCCCTGTCCCTCGGGGATGCTGAGGCCATTCCCGCAGGATCCGCAGCCGCTTTCCTGCGGATCTGGGATCAGAGCAAACGCTTCCTGGTGGTGCTGAACCCTGGGGAGCAGCCCATGGATGAGGTGACCCTGCGGGACCCACGTCTGCCCCCCCAGGCTAccctgcagctcagcacccaCCACCCGCCGCCCCCAGAGCCTCACGTCGATCTGGGGGCTCTCAAACTGCGGCCCTTTGAGGGGCTGCTGCTCAGCTTCCCGTCCCCCCCGTAG
- the TRMT112 gene encoding multifunctional methyltransferase subunit TRM112-like protein, which yields MVGTSKPAPLNHVPRSMTSSPLRVSSPRHGCPVTVVTAVQSGAAPLSPEVTQTGGGAGMKLLTHNLLCSNVRGLRPGGGFPLRIQASDVSVRPVPFNAAFVARLVPRLRWGALLEAAESLGHPSELPPEPAPDYEGDEAFLRRVHHVLLEVEVLEGFLQCPDSGRQFPISRGIPNMLLSEEEA from the exons ATGGTGGGCACCTCCAAACCCGCCCCTTTAAACCACGTCCCTCGCTCTATGACGTCATCACCTCTGCGCGTCTCGTCCCCACGGCATGGCTGCCCCGTTACCGTGGTAACCGCCGTCCAATCAGGTGCGGCTCCTCTCTCCCCGGAAGTGACGCAGACCGGAGGCGGCGCCGGGATGAAGCTGCTCACACACAACCTGCTCTGCTCCAACGTGCGCGGGCTGCGGCCTGGAGGAGGCTTCCCCCTGCGGATACAG GCCTCGGACGTCTCCGTGCGGCCGGTACCGTTCAACGCTGCCTTCGTGGCCCGTTTGGTGCCACGTCTGCGCTGGGGGGCGCTGCTGGAGGCGGCCGAGAGc TTGGGGCACCCCTCGGAGCTGCCCCCCGAGCCTGCCCCTGACTACGAGGGAGATGAAGCCTTCCTGAGGCGGGTGCACCATGTACTGCtggag gtGGAGGTGCTGGAGGGGTTCCTGCAGTGTCCGGACTCGGGGCGTCAGTTCCCCATCTCCAGGGGGATCCCCAATATGCTGCTGAGCGAGGAGGAGGCCtaa
- the BANF1 gene encoding barrier-to-autointegration factor, with product MSSTSQKHRDFVAEPMGEKPVGTLAGIGDVLGKKLEEKGFDKAYVVLGQFLVLRKDEELFREWLKETCGANAKQSRDCSGCLREWCDAFL from the exons ATGTCCTCCACGTCGCAGAAGCATCGGGACTTCGTGGCCGAGCCCATGGGGGAGAAGCCGGTGGGGACCCTGGCGGGCATCGGGGACGTGCTGGGCAAGAAGCTGGAGGAGAAGGGATTCGATAag gcATATGTGGTACTGGGCCAGTTCCTGGTGCTGCGCAAGGACGAGGAGCTGTTCCGGGAATGGCTGAAGGAAACGTGTGGAGCCAACGCTAAACAGTCCCGGGATTGCTCCGGCTGCCTGCGGGAATGGTGCGATGCCTTCCTCTGA
- the MUS81 gene encoding crossover junction endonuclease MUS81, with product MAEAAGAAPPLRRRRRPRTCPNPLFTRWLREWRDEATGTRAKGVYERALRSLARYPLRLRSGQAAAILKNFGPALCRRLDLRLRQHRAEQGHAPSPPAERRSLESPLAPPTRCPSREYRPLPRSGARALLLTLHKSSEPLPEAELLRQAQPLCARPLTLAAPKGALSTLLRRDLLQRIGRPPRYSLTPRGRILAQRLAAAASEAPPPCEEHPPSPPPDSDVDFELKPGEFDIILCADVTEANGPVPSLLRGRVHLSLRRLHVGDFLWVAREKAPPTGRPPRELVLDVVVERKSASDLGNSLSDGRYREQKFRLGRCGLRHPIYLLEDPHKGEHLSLPLSTLRQAAVSTQVVDGFFVKRTGGPQESAAYLGVLGEQLQQRYGGRVLRAWGGDVTGRGPPEPLGAPCALLPFQCLRMAGGKNQPQTVGDVFVRQLLQLGGVSGGRAAAILRRFPTPASLMAAYGACPEPLQREALLSTVPCGPMQRNLGPSLSRSLAQLYSTPGPLP from the exons ATGGCGGAGGCCGCCggtgctgccccccccctccgccgccgccgccggccccgGACATGCCCCAACCCCCTCTTCACGCGGTGGCTCCGGGAGTGGAGGGACGAGGCTACCGGGACACGGGCGAAGGGAGTCTATGAAcgg GCGCTGCGCTCCCTCGCCCGGTACCCGCTGCGGCTCCGGTCCGGGCAGGCGGCCGCCATCTTGAAGAACTTTGGCCCCGCCCTCTGCCGCCGGCTCGATCTGCGCCTGCGCCAGCACCGagcag AACAGGGCCACGCCCCCAGCCCCCCCGCAGAGAGGAGGAGCCTGGAGAGCCCCTTGGCTCCACCCACT cgtTGCCCCTCCCGTGAGTACCGACCCCTCCCCCGCTCGGGGGCACGAGCGCTGCTGCTGACGCTGCATAAG aGCTCGGAGCCCCTCCCAGAGGCGGAGCTTCTGCGTCAAGCCCAACCCCTCTGTGCCCGACCCCTGACCCTG gcAGCACCCAAGGGTGCTCTGAGCACCCTCCTGCGCCGGGACCTGCTGCAACGCATTGGCCGCCCCCCCCG GTACTCACTGACCCCACGTGGTCGCATTCTGGCCCAGCGATTGGCTGCTGCCGCCTCAGAAGCTCCGCCCCCGTGCGAGGAgcatcctccctccccacc GCCTGACTCTGATGTCGACTTTGAGCTGAAACCCGGTGAATTTGACATCATTCTGTGTGCTGATGTCACCGAGGCCAATGG GCCGGTGCCGTCGCTGCTGCGGGGCCGCGTCCATCTGAGCCTGCGCAGACTCCACGTGGGAGACTTCCTCTGGGTGGCCCGCGAGAAGGCTCCGCCCACAG GGCGCCCCCCGAGGGAGCTGGTGTTGGACGTGGTGGTCGAGCGGAAATCGGCCTCGGACCTGGGGAACAGCCTCAGTGATGGGAGGTACCGGGAGCAGAAG TTCCGCCTGGGCCGCTGTGGTCTGCGCCACCCCATTTACCTGCTGGAGGACCCACACAAGGGGGAGCACCTGAGCCTGCCCCTCTCCACCCTGCGCCAGGCGGCCGTGAGCACCCAG gTTGTGGATGGTTTCTTTGTGAAGCGCACGGGGGGGCCCCAAGAATCGGCCGCAtacctgggggtgctgggggagcagctgcagcagcgcTATGGG ggccgGGTGCTGCGGGCGTGGGGGGGGGACGTGACCGGACGTGGCCCCCCCGAACCCCTGGGGGCTCCTTGTGCCCTCCTGCCCTTCCAGTGCCTGCGCATGGCCGGGGGCAAGAACCAG ccccagacCGTGGGGGACGTCTTCGTCCGTCAACTGCTGCAGCTCgggggggtcagtggggggaGGGCGGCCGCCATCTTGCGCCGCTTCCCCACCCCTGCCAg CCTCATGGCTGCCTATGGCGCCTGCCCCGAGCCCCTGCAGCGAGAGGCTCTGCTCAGCACCGTCCCCTGTGGGCCCATGCAGAG GAACCTGGGTCCCTCCCTCAGCCGATCCCTGGCTCAGCTCTACAGCACCCCAGGACCCTTACCCTga